The Corallococcus exiguus genome includes a region encoding these proteins:
- a CDS encoding ARPP-2 domain-containing protein, with protein MHLTMEGFLALYFGGPQVAWNEYSQEALSQGLNPRSEWAYSGWASAAFAEALRIFELHERQVGMLIFQADALLSCAIVSHPEDYRALHRALLKDFYGDLLVQYGFLGDVPVLGLGVEDARVNSMQELRAAIERMRADWADFMGFMAEGIIGAEVVTSPVYEAGPFHLQRFITGLSPSEENHMGEAILRGDGTVEYLKTYRLSAAQTRRAYLLKQLAQGGWSLERTAEQLKTTRDELIVRLRNAGFGYLLKEHVLKAAEARLARR; from the coding sequence ATGCACCTGACGATGGAGGGCTTCCTCGCGCTGTACTTCGGCGGGCCGCAGGTGGCGTGGAACGAGTACTCCCAGGAGGCCCTCTCCCAGGGGCTCAACCCCCGGAGCGAGTGGGCTTACTCGGGCTGGGCCAGCGCGGCCTTCGCGGAGGCGCTGCGCATCTTCGAGCTGCACGAGCGCCAGGTGGGCATGCTCATCTTCCAGGCGGACGCGCTGCTCTCCTGCGCCATCGTCTCGCACCCCGAGGACTATCGCGCCCTGCACCGGGCCCTGCTCAAGGACTTCTACGGGGATCTGCTCGTGCAGTACGGCTTCCTTGGAGACGTGCCCGTGCTGGGGCTGGGCGTGGAGGATGCACGGGTGAACTCGATGCAGGAGCTGCGGGCCGCCATCGAGCGCATGCGCGCGGACTGGGCGGACTTCATGGGCTTCATGGCCGAGGGCATCATCGGCGCCGAGGTGGTCACCTCCCCCGTCTACGAGGCCGGTCCCTTCCACCTCCAGCGCTTCATCACGGGCCTGTCGCCCTCGGAGGAGAATCACATGGGTGAGGCCATCCTGCGCGGCGACGGCACGGTCGAGTACCTCAAGACCTACCGGCTCTCGGCGGCGCAGACGCGCCGGGCCTACCTGCTCAAGCAGCTCGCGCAGGGGGGCTGGAGCCTGGAGCGCACCGCCGAGCAGCTCAAGACGACCCGGGACGAGCTCATCGTCCGACTGCGCAACGCGGGCTTCGGCTACCTGCTCAAGGAGCACGTCCTCAAGGCGGCCGAGGCCCGGCTCGCGCGGCGCTGA